The DNA segment TGGTGGTTTTGAAATCTATGCCAAGAACACTGAAATAGAGCAAATTTGGAAGAAAGTTTTTGAAGCAGGAGCTTCTTATGGTATTAAACCTGTAGGACTTGCTGCTCGTGACACTCTACGTCTAGAAATGGGCTTTTGCTTGTATGGTAATGATATTAACGATACCACATCGCCACTAGAAGCAGGACTAGGCTGGATAACTAAATTTACAAAAGACTTTACCAATGCCGAAGCGCTTAAAAAGCAAAAAGAAGAGGGTGTAACCCGCAAACTAGTAGCTTTTGAGTTAACTGAAAGAGGAATACCAAGACATGACTATGAAATTACTGATAAAGATGGAAATGTAATAGGAATAGTAACATCGGGTACTATGTCGCCTTCACTTAGTAAAGGTATAGGTCTTGGCTATGTACCAGTAGCATATACTGCTGTAGATAGCGAAATATACATAAGAATACGAAAGAAAGATATTCCCGCAAAAGTGGTGAAGCTTCCGTTTTATAAAAAATAATGCCTATGAAAAAATTTATCGCACTTGCTTTATTGTTTTCGCTTAACACAAAAGCACAAAATTATGAGAAAGCGTGTGATGTTTTTTCTAAAGTAAATAATGTGCTGCAATCACGGCATTTTGACCCTAAACCGATAGACGATAGTCTGTCGGTTTATGTTTTTAATACAGTAATGGAACAGCTTGACGATAATCATACACTATTCTTACAAGAAGATTATGACAAGCTGGCACTGCATAAATATAAGCTAGACGATCATCTAAAAAATAAAGACTGTTCTTTTTTTGACGATTTTATCACTACTTATAAAAAAGCACTTAATCGTAACAAAAAAATGATAGAGGAACTTACAGCCTCTAACCTCCCCTATAGTACTACCGATACTATATTTTATTCTAAAAAAGCTTATCCTTATAATACAGAAGCTGGTAAAATAAAAAAGTATCTCCGTAAAAAAATGATTTTCGATGTACTTGAAGACGTAGCTAAACTGGGCAAAAATAAAGACTCTTTAAAAACCTTATTGCCAGAATTAGGTAAACAGTCTAAAGATAAAATAACAGAATCTTATTTATGTAAAATAAATGCTCTACTAGAGCCTACCGAAGGTTTTGATGATAGTATGTATAATCGCTTTTTTTCGGTGTTTTGCAATTATTTTGACCCACACTCTACTTACTTTAATTATAGCGAAAAAAGTAGTTTCATATCAGGTGTCTCTTCAGAGAAATACTCTTTAGGATTATATGTAAGTCGAAATGAGAAAGAAGAAATTATAATAGAAGAGGTTGTGCCAGGAGGTCCTGCCTATAAAACGTATAAGATAGATAAAGGCGATCAAATTTTAGAACTTACTGCCAATGATAAAGCATATTCTGTATCATGTGCTGTAATGGAAGCTATAAATGATATTGTTTTCTCTGACAATTATAAAAACGTAAAAATCACATTGCGTAAAAAAGACGGAACAATCTACTCGGTTGAACTCGAAAAACAAATAATGAAATCAGAAGATCACAGTGTGTATAGTTACATACTGGGAGATACTAACCCTATTGGGTACATAAAAATACCTAGTTTTTATTCGGCTTTTGATAATACTAATCTTAAAGGTTGTGCTGAAGACGTAGCTAAAGAGGTCTTAAAACTCAAAGAACAAAATATACAAGGGCTTATAATAGATTTACAATATAATGGAGGTGGCTCTATAGATGAGGTAATAAATATGGCAGGAATGTTCATTAACTTTGGTCCGCTTAGTATAATGTCAAACAAAAACGGTTATAATAATATTATAAAAGATTATAATCGTGGTATGTTATACCATGGTCCTATGGTGGTGGTGGTAAATAACTTTTCGGCTTCGGCAAGTGAGTTTTTTGCAGGCGTTATGCAAGACTACAAAAGAGCTGTAATAGTAGGTAATACTACTATGGGTAAAGCCAGTATGCAAACTATATTACCATTGAATGCAAAATCAAACAACCAAGATTTTGTAAAAGTTACTATAGATAAGTTTTACCGTATTACAGGAAAAAGCAGCCAATATAACGGTATTGTACCCGATGTACCTTTACCTGACTTTTTTGAAAAGTTCTTACCCAGAGAAAGTACCTATCCTACTGCGATAAAAAATGACACCCTAAATGTAAAACTAAAATTTAGGCAAATGCCCGATATGGCATTAAATAAAGTTATTGCTATGAGCAAGGAAAGATTAGCTACAGATACCTCTTTTATAGCAATAAAGGCTATCAACAAACGTATAAATACTTTATATGATGATGTTAAAGCTCCTTTACCTATAACATTTGATGCTATTTTCGACGATGTACATGCTATGGATGAATTGTGGAGTGAAATAAACCTACTTACAACCAAAGAAAATGACTTTAATATAAATGCAATATCAAATTCATCTAAAGAAATTATAGCTACTGATGATTTTCATAAAAGCATAAATGAATATAAAGAAAAATCACTTAAAACTGACCGTTATGTATATGAGGGACTAAATATAGTAAATGACCTTATAAACATGAAAAAGCATTAAGAATACTACAAAAATCAACCGCAATTGTTTTTGAAAAAACAATGAATAAGTTTATTTTTGTGCTGCAAACAAATTAATTATGGGAAGAGCGTTCGAATTTAGAAAAGCTAGGAAAATGAAACGTTGGTCGGCAATGGCTAAAACGTTTACAAGAATAGGAAAAGATATTGTAATTGCAGTTAAAGAAGGTGGACCAAACCCTGAGAGTAATGCTAGGCTTAGGGCTGTAATACAAAATGCGAAGGCTGCTAATATGCCTAAGGATAATGTAGAGCGTGCCATTAAAAAAGCATCTGATAAAGACACGGCAAACTATAAAGAAGTACTATTTGAAGGTTATGCACCACACGGTATTGCTATACTTATAGAAACTGCTACTGATAATAATAATCGTACTGTAGCCAACATACGTAGTTATTTTAATAAATGTAACGGTACAATGGGTACACAAGGCTCTGTAGAGTTTATGTTCGATCATACCTGTAATTTCCGTATTCCTGCCGAAGGACAAGATGTAGAAGAACTTGAACTGGAAATGATAGACTTTGGTGTAGAAGAAATTTTTGCAGATGAAGACGGTATTGTAATGTATGCCCCTTTTGAAAGTTTTGGTGCTATACAAAAAGAATTAGAAAACAGAGAATTAGAGATACTTTCTTCTGGTTTTGACAGAATACCACAAGTTACTAAAGAACTAACTGACGAAGACCAAGTTGCCGATGTAGAAAAGCTACTAGAAAAAATAGAGGAAGATGATGATGTTATGAATGTATATCACTCTATGCAAGAATAATACTTAGACCACAAATCTTAATAGTATAAAGCTGCCCTTATAAGGCGGCTTTTTTTGTGTTTTACAGCGATTAATTTAATTATTTTTATACTAAACTGTAACATTTTATATACTATACTGTCATTATAATAAATAGAAACCTTAAGAGTTGATAACCGCCACTACCGAAATAAATGAACTTATTATTCTTTGCAAAAAAGGCAATAGTAATGCACAATATGAGGTGTATAACGCTTACTATAAGGCGATGTACAACATTGCGCTACGTATTGTTAAAGACAGTCATTGGGCAGAAGATATTATGCAAGAAGCATTTTTAAAAGCTTTTACAAAATTAGATTCGTTTAAAGGAGAAGTAACATTTGGAGCATGGCTAAAACGAATAGTGATTAACCATAGCCTTGACAGTTATAAAAAAATAAACAAAGAAGCTGTGCCTCCTATAGAACAAGTACTTTATAAAGTAGAAGATGATACTGAAACATACAATGAAGACTTAGATTTTTCATCAATAAAATTAGGGCAGGTAAAAACAGCCATTAACGATTTAAAAGAGAGTTATAGAGTAATACTCACCTTGTTATATATAGAAGGTTACGACCAAGAAGAGATTTGTGAGATATTAAATATAAATGCAGGAAACTGCCGCACAACAATAAGCAGAGCACGAGAAAGTCTGCTAAAAAAATTGAATGTATAATGAAAAACGAAAAAGATAATCTCGAACAGTTATTTAGTCAACTAAAGAATGATTGGGATACTGAAAAACCAGCAGACGGACATGAACTACGTTTTATGCAACGGTTAGAAAATAAACCTAAGAAGAAGAAAACGATAGCATGGACAAAAATAATTGTACCTATTGCAGCATCTATAGCCATACTACTTGGTGTTTTTGTAACCTATCAGCCCGAAGAGCCTAAAACTGCCGAACTATCACCAGAGGTAAAAGAAACCCAACTTTACTTTGCTTCTATCATTAAAAGTGAAATGACAAAGATAGAGCGCGAAAGTACTCCCGAAACAAAAAAAATAGTACAAGACGCAATGGTACAGATGGATTTGTTAGAAAGCGACTATAATAAACTGATACTAGAGCTTAAAGAAAAAGGTGAAAATAAAAAAATAATACATGCAATGATAACCAATTTACAAACAAGGATATCATTCTTAGAAAGAGTATTAACACAAATAGAAAACACCCAGAAAATAAAAAATAGACATTATGAAAACAATAACGCTTAAAGTAGTATTGCTGTTACTTATAGCACCTATTGCTATGATAGCAGGAGAACATAAAGGAAAATACAAAAAAGAAAAAAAGATAAGTAAAACATATAGTGTAAACGCTGATGCGGCATTGTTTGTAAACAACAAATACGGAAACATTTATGTAACTACTTGGAATGAAAACAAAACTGCTATTGATGTAGTAATAACTGTTAGCGGTAATAGAGAGAGTAATGTAGACAAAAGACTCAACAGTATAGAAGTAGACTTAGAGGCTACTATAAGTGCTGTAAAAGCAGAAACAAAAATAGGTAGATATAGTGGTAGTATTAGTATGGAAATAAATTATACTATAAAAATCCCTAAAAATGGCAGTATAAACCTAACCAATATATATGGCGGGATAACGCTAGGCAAAATTTATGGTAAAACAATGATTAAATGCCAATATGGTATACTTGATATTGAGGAATTAAACAGTACCAATAACTCTATAAATATACAATACTGCGATAACTCTAAAATAGGCTATGTAAAAGAAGGTAGTATAAAAACTCAATACTCTGATATAGGTATAGAAAGAGGTGAAAATATAGAACTGAAGGGGGAATATTCTGATATTAAGATTGATAATGTTACAAACCTTAATTATAGTTCAGGCTACGGAAATGTAATGATAGGAAGGTCAGTAAATGTTATCGGAAAATCTAAGTACTCCGATTTTAGTATTAAAAAGCTAGAAAAACTAATTGATATTAGTGTAGCCTATGGCGATGTAGTAATAAACATAGACAAAACAGTAAAAAACATAAGCATTGATGCTTCCTATTCAGATGCAATAATTAAATATACACCTAATTACAGTTTTAATTTTGAGCTATTATTAGAATATGGAGATGTAAACGGTGACAAAGGAGGCTTTAAATATACCTCAAAAAGTGATAAAAACTTCAAATCGCATTATATAGGTCAGTATGGTAGTGATGGTGGTAATAATATTTATATCAAATCAATATACGGAGATATAAAATGGGTTAAAATGTAAAGAAACACAATGTAAATCAAAAAATAATCATCATTCAAAAAATAAGATCGAGCGAGTTTAAGTTGTTTTGATTTTATGTTTCACTTTGCTAAGAGCCACCTAATTGGGTGGTTCTTTTTTATATAGTAATAATCTAAACTAACTATAGTAAAACAAAAAACCATCCTTTTCAGGATGGTTTTGTATGATGATAAGTGTGTGTTTTATTTTATAAATTCAATTTTTTGAGCAGCTTCAAGGTTAACACTGTCAAAAAAGCCTTGTTCATTCATCCATTCGTCACTAAATACTTTACTCATATAGCGTGAACCGTGATCTGGGAATATTAATATTACATTACTGGTAGCGTCAAACTCTCCTTCTTCAGCATATTGTCTTACCGCTTGTAAAACTGCACCACTGGTATAACCTACAAAAAGACCTTCGGTCTTAGCTATATATCTTGCAGCATGTGCACTATCTTCATCAGATACCTTTATAAACTTATCAATAACATCAAAATCTGTAGCCGTAGGTATAAGATTTTTTCCTAAACCTTCTATTCTATACGGATAAATTTCTTTGCTATCAAACTCTTTAGTTTCATGATATTTTTTAAGTACAGAACCAAAAGCATCTACACCAAGGATTTTTACATCAGGATTTTTTTCTTTTAAAAACCTAGCTGTTCCAGATATAGTACCTCCTGTACCACTACAGGCTACAAGGTGGGTAATTTTCCCATTGGTTTGTTCCCATATTTCTGGTCCAGTAGTATTGTAATGAGCATCAACATTAAGGTCGTTAAAATATTGATTGATATATACAGATCCCTTAGTCTCTTCATGAAGCCTTTTGGCTACATTGTAGTAAGAGCGAGGGTCATCTGCCGATACGTTTGCAGGGCAAACATAAACCTTTGCCCCCATAGCACGTAGCATATCAATTTTATCTCTCGACGATTTAGAGCTTACTGCCAAAACGCAGTCGTAACCTTTAATAATACTTACCATTGCCACACTAAAACCAGTATTGCCCGAGGTAGTCTCTATAATAGTATCTCCCGGTTTTAGGATGCCTCTTCTTTCGGCTTCCTCAATAATGTATAATGCAATCCTGTCTTTGGTTGAATGGCCCGGATTAAAAGCTTCTACTTTCGCAAAAAAATTCCCTTCTAATCCTTCTGTAATTTTATTGATTTTAATCAGCGGTGTGTTACCAATTAATTCCAATACATTATTATAGGCTTTTATTTCTTCTTTCATAAAAAATAAGTTAATCAAGGTACACTGTGCATAAATTTTAGTAACCTCAAAACCATGCAAAGCTAACAAAAAAATTTTAATTACTTTTTAATTCCTTCTAAATCTAACAAAAAACTATATTCTTTGGCAACTTCTTTTAAGGCTTCAAATCGCCCTGAAGCTCCGCCATGTCCTGCTTCCATGTTAGTATCGAGGAATAATACATTATTATCTGTTTTTAACGCTCTTAAACGAGCTACCCATTTAGCAGGCTCCCAATATTGCACCTGTGAGTCATGAAGCCCTGTTGTTACCAACATATTAGGGTAGTCTTGAGCAGTTACATTATCATAAGGAGAGTATGATTTCATATAATCATACGATTCTTTTTCGTTAGGGTTACCCCACTCGTCATATTCTCCTGTAGTAAGTGGTATGCTATCATCTAACATTGTTGTTACAACATCTACAAAAGGTACTTGAGCTATAACTCCATTATATAATTGTGGAGCCATATTTACAACTACCCCCATAAGCAATCCTCCTGCCGAGCCTCCTTCGGCATACAAATGCTCTTTTGAAGTGTAACCTTCGGCGATTACAAATTTAGAACAGTCTATAAAATCAGTAAATGTATTTTTCTTTTTTAATAATTTACCATCTTCATACCATTCGCGCCCAAGGTCTTCTCCTCCTCTTATGTGGGCTATAGCATAAATAAAACCTCTATCTAGTAAACTAAGTCTTACTGATGAAAAATAAGGATCCATAGATGCTCCATACGAACCGTAAGCATATAATAGGAACGGATTGCTACCATCTTTCTCGATACCTTTTCTATATACCATAGAGATAGGCACTTTTGTACCATCATCGGCAGTAGCCCAAACACGCTCTTCTACATAGTTATTCTTGTCAAAAGTACCACCTAGTACTTCCTGCTCTTTCATAACTTCTTTTTCTTGCGTTTTCATATTGAAATCGATAACTGAAGATGGTGTAGCTAACGATTGATATCTGTAACGTAATACATCTGTATTAAAATCAGGATTTGCCGATGTACCTGCCGTGTAAGTTTCACTCTCAAAAGGCAGGTAATATTCCTCTCCTTTCCAAGGGTGTATTCTTATTTTACTTAAACCATTAGAACGCTCAGAGATTACCAAATAATCTTTAAAGATATCTATATCTTCTACTAATACATCCTTACGGTGGGGTATCATATCTGTCCAGTTATCCATACCTGTATTGGTCTCTGGAGTAACCATTAACTTAAAGTTAGTCGCTTTATCTTTGTTTGTAACAATATAAAACTTATCGGCATAATGCGAAATGTGATATTCTAACCCTCTAACTCTAGGCTGAAATACTTTAAAATCACCATCTGGCTTATTAGCATCAAGCGTTCTAAACTCGGTAGTAAGTGTACTACTACTACCTATAACTAAATATTTTTTAGATTTTTCTTTGTACACAAATACAGAAAAGGTATCATCTTCTTCATGATATATTATTTTATCATCAGTTGTTGATGTGCCTAACTTATGATTATAAACTTTCTCTGAACGTAGGGTAACAGGGTCTTTACGAGTATAAAAAAGTGTTTTATTATCGTTTGCCCAAGTAGATCCTCCTGTAGTGTTTTCTATTTTTACAGGTTGTATCTCGTTAGTAAGTAAGTTTTTTACTTGTATGG comes from the Flavobacterium arcticum genome and includes:
- a CDS encoding S41 family peptidase; the encoded protein is MKKFIALALLFSLNTKAQNYEKACDVFSKVNNVLQSRHFDPKPIDDSLSVYVFNTVMEQLDDNHTLFLQEDYDKLALHKYKLDDHLKNKDCSFFDDFITTYKKALNRNKKMIEELTASNLPYSTTDTIFYSKKAYPYNTEAGKIKKYLRKKMIFDVLEDVAKLGKNKDSLKTLLPELGKQSKDKITESYLCKINALLEPTEGFDDSMYNRFFSVFCNYFDPHSTYFNYSEKSSFISGVSSEKYSLGLYVSRNEKEEIIIEEVVPGGPAYKTYKIDKGDQILELTANDKAYSVSCAVMEAINDIVFSDNYKNVKITLRKKDGTIYSVELEKQIMKSEDHSVYSYILGDTNPIGYIKIPSFYSAFDNTNLKGCAEDVAKEVLKLKEQNIQGLIIDLQYNGGGSIDEVINMAGMFINFGPLSIMSNKNGYNNIIKDYNRGMLYHGPMVVVVNNFSASASEFFAGVMQDYKRAVIVGNTTMGKASMQTILPLNAKSNNQDFVKVTIDKFYRITGKSSQYNGIVPDVPLPDFFEKFLPRESTYPTAIKNDTLNVKLKFRQMPDMALNKVIAMSKERLATDTSFIAIKAINKRINTLYDDVKAPLPITFDAIFDDVHAMDELWSEINLLTTKENDFNINAISNSSKEIIATDDFHKSINEYKEKSLKTDRYVYEGLNIVNDLINMKKH
- a CDS encoding YebC/PmpR family DNA-binding transcriptional regulator codes for the protein MGRAFEFRKARKMKRWSAMAKTFTRIGKDIVIAVKEGGPNPESNARLRAVIQNAKAANMPKDNVERAIKKASDKDTANYKEVLFEGYAPHGIAILIETATDNNNRTVANIRSYFNKCNGTMGTQGSVEFMFDHTCNFRIPAEGQDVEELELEMIDFGVEEIFADEDGIVMYAPFESFGAIQKELENRELEILSSGFDRIPQVTKELTDEDQVADVEKLLEKIEEDDDVMNVYHSMQE
- a CDS encoding RNA polymerase sigma factor, which produces MITATTEINELIILCKKGNSNAQYEVYNAYYKAMYNIALRIVKDSHWAEDIMQEAFLKAFTKLDSFKGEVTFGAWLKRIVINHSLDSYKKINKEAVPPIEQVLYKVEDDTETYNEDLDFSSIKLGQVKTAINDLKESYRVILTLLYIEGYDQEEICEILNINAGNCRTTISRARESLLKKLNV
- a CDS encoding anti-sigma factor, producing the protein MKNEKDNLEQLFSQLKNDWDTEKPADGHELRFMQRLENKPKKKKTIAWTKIIVPIAASIAILLGVFVTYQPEEPKTAELSPEVKETQLYFASIIKSEMTKIERESTPETKKIVQDAMVQMDLLESDYNKLILELKEKGENKKIIHAMITNLQTRISFLERVLTQIENTQKIKNRHYENNNA
- a CDS encoding DUF4097 family beta strand repeat-containing protein; its protein translation is MKTITLKVVLLLLIAPIAMIAGEHKGKYKKEKKISKTYSVNADAALFVNNKYGNIYVTTWNENKTAIDVVITVSGNRESNVDKRLNSIEVDLEATISAVKAETKIGRYSGSISMEINYTIKIPKNGSINLTNIYGGITLGKIYGKTMIKCQYGILDIEELNSTNNSINIQYCDNSKIGYVKEGSIKTQYSDIGIERGENIELKGEYSDIKIDNVTNLNYSSGYGNVMIGRSVNVIGKSKYSDFSIKKLEKLIDISVAYGDVVINIDKTVKNISIDASYSDAIIKYTPNYSFNFELLLEYGDVNGDKGGFKYTSKSDKNFKSHYIGQYGSDGGNNIYIKSIYGDIKWVKM
- a CDS encoding PLP-dependent cysteine synthase family protein encodes the protein MKEEIKAYNNVLELIGNTPLIKINKITEGLEGNFFAKVEAFNPGHSTKDRIALYIIEEAERRGILKPGDTIIETTSGNTGFSVAMVSIIKGYDCVLAVSSKSSRDKIDMLRAMGAKVYVCPANVSADDPRSYYNVAKRLHEETKGSVYINQYFNDLNVDAHYNTTGPEIWEQTNGKITHLVACSGTGGTISGTARFLKEKNPDVKILGVDAFGSVLKKYHETKEFDSKEIYPYRIEGLGKNLIPTATDFDVIDKFIKVSDEDSAHAARYIAKTEGLFVGYTSGAVLQAVRQYAEEGEFDATSNVILIFPDHGSRYMSKVFSDEWMNEQGFFDSVNLEAAQKIEFIK
- a CDS encoding S9 family peptidase → MKKVLLISCVCIIFACNQENKNKSMTETQTPPTAAIKPKKLEKHGDVRIDNYYWLNEREDPEVIDYLNKENEYYEKMTEHTKAFREDLFTEMKSRIKEDDSSVPYYYNGYYYITRYEKGKDYPIYSRKKGNLDAKEEIMFDCNEMAKGHSYFQLGGLNVSEDNKWVAFGVDTVSRRQYTIQVKNLLTNEIQPVKIENTTGGSTWANDNKTLFYTRKDPVTLRSEKVYNHKLGTSTTDDKIIYHEEDDTFSVFVYKEKSKKYLVIGSSSTLTTEFRTLDANKPDGDFKVFQPRVRGLEYHISHYADKFYIVTNKDKATNFKLMVTPETNTGMDNWTDMIPHRKDVLVEDIDIFKDYLVISERSNGLSKIRIHPWKGEEYYLPFESETYTAGTSANPDFNTDVLRYRYQSLATPSSVIDFNMKTQEKEVMKEQEVLGGTFDKNNYVEERVWATADDGTKVPISMVYRKGIEKDGSNPFLLYAYGSYGASMDPYFSSVRLSLLDRGFIYAIAHIRGGEDLGREWYEDGKLLKKKNTFTDFIDCSKFVIAEGYTSKEHLYAEGGSAGGLLMGVVVNMAPQLYNGVIAQVPFVDVVTTMLDDSIPLTTGEYDEWGNPNEKESYDYMKSYSPYDNVTAQDYPNMLVTTGLHDSQVQYWEPAKWVARLRALKTDNNVLFLDTNMEAGHGGASGRFEALKEVAKEYSFLLDLEGIKK